A single region of the Streptomyces sp. ITFR-16 genome encodes:
- a CDS encoding sugar ABC transporter substrate-binding protein, producing the protein MRVRTTSAAACAVLLAVTALAGCNRESSDSGAGGGKVGIDLPRSDSDFWNSYQNYVQKGVKDGEVEALPLTNSQNDIGKLVANVQTFSDQGAKAVVMAPQDTGAIAESLNTLNEKKIPVISVDTRPDKGDVYMVVRADNKAYGTNACKYLGEQLKGKGKVVEFQGDLSSINGRDRSEAFKACMDKDFPDIEVFELATDWKGDVASAKLQSTLAAHPDINGIYMQAGGVFLQPTLALLEQKKLLKPARTAGHITIISNDGIPEEFDAIKAGKIDATISQPADLYAKYALYYAKAALDGKTFKEGPTDHDSTIIKIPNGFEDQLPAPLVTKDNVDDPKLWANQLEKKS; encoded by the coding sequence ATGAGAGTGCGTACGACGAGTGCGGCCGCCTGCGCCGTACTGCTGGCCGTCACTGCCCTCGCGGGCTGCAACCGCGAATCGTCGGACAGCGGCGCGGGCGGCGGAAAGGTCGGCATCGACCTGCCGCGCAGCGACAGCGACTTCTGGAACTCCTACCAGAACTACGTCCAGAAGGGCGTCAAGGACGGCGAGGTCGAGGCGCTGCCGCTGACCAACTCGCAGAACGACATCGGCAAGCTGGTCGCCAACGTCCAGACCTTCAGCGACCAGGGCGCCAAGGCCGTGGTGATGGCCCCGCAGGACACCGGCGCGATAGCCGAGTCGCTCAACACGCTGAACGAGAAGAAGATCCCGGTCATCAGCGTCGACACCCGCCCGGACAAGGGCGACGTCTACATGGTGGTGCGCGCCGACAACAAGGCGTACGGGACCAACGCCTGCAAGTACCTCGGCGAGCAGCTCAAGGGCAAGGGCAAGGTCGTCGAGTTCCAGGGCGACCTGTCCTCCATCAACGGCCGCGACCGCTCCGAGGCCTTCAAGGCGTGCATGGACAAGGACTTCCCGGACATCGAGGTGTTCGAGCTGGCCACCGACTGGAAGGGCGACGTCGCCTCCGCCAAGCTCCAGTCCACCCTGGCCGCCCACCCCGACATCAACGGCATCTACATGCAGGCCGGCGGGGTCTTCCTGCAGCCCACCCTCGCGCTCCTGGAACAGAAGAAGCTGCTGAAGCCGGCCCGTACGGCGGGCCACATCACCATCATCTCCAACGACGGCATCCCGGAGGAGTTCGACGCCATCAAGGCCGGGAAGATCGACGCCACCATCTCCCAGCCCGCCGACCTGTACGCGAAGTACGCCCTGTACTACGCCAAGGCGGCGCTGGACGGGAAGACTTTCAAGGAGGGTCCGACCGACCACGACTCCACCATCATCAAGATCCCGAACGGCTTCGAGGACCAGCTCCCCGCGCCGCTCGTGACCAAGGACAACGTCGACGACCCGAAGCTGTGGGCCAACCAGCTGGAGAAGAAGAGCTAG
- a CDS encoding PAC2 family protein encodes MIELEGVPELIDPVMVAAFEGWNDAGDAASTAVAHLDREWKGEVFAALDAEDYYDFQVNRPTVFLDGGVRKITWPTTRLSVVRIGGDKPRDLVLVRGIEPSMRWRSFCNEILGFAHELGVEMVVVLGALLGDTPHTRPVPVSGVTSDPDLARTMDLEETRYEGPTGIVGILQEACTHAGVPAVSLWAAVPHYVSQPPNPKATLALLNRLEDLIGLRIPLGELPEDARAWQLGVDQLAAEDSEVAEYVQTLEEARDTAELPEASGEAIAREFERYLRRRDPGPGGPPGGHATEGGDGTYLRDTSSGRTRPPKPIRPETGPGPVSGPGGGAGTGPDTGGSGPAEASDGPQDGGAQDAGPQDGGAQEDGPGNGPDAGPDRPSED; translated from the coding sequence GTGATCGAGCTCGAGGGGGTTCCCGAGCTGATCGACCCGGTCATGGTGGCCGCGTTCGAGGGGTGGAACGACGCAGGTGATGCCGCCTCCACGGCGGTCGCGCACCTGGACCGGGAGTGGAAGGGCGAGGTGTTCGCGGCGCTGGACGCCGAGGACTACTACGACTTCCAGGTCAACCGCCCGACCGTCTTTCTGGACGGCGGGGTGCGCAAGATCACCTGGCCGACCACCCGGCTCTCCGTGGTCCGCATCGGCGGCGACAAGCCCCGCGACCTCGTCCTGGTCCGGGGCATCGAACCGTCCATGCGCTGGCGCTCGTTCTGCAACGAGATCCTGGGCTTCGCCCATGAGCTGGGCGTCGAGATGGTCGTGGTGCTCGGTGCGCTGCTCGGCGACACCCCGCACACCCGTCCGGTGCCGGTCAGCGGGGTCACGTCCGATCCGGACCTGGCGCGGACCATGGACCTGGAGGAGACCAGGTACGAGGGGCCGACCGGCATCGTCGGCATCCTCCAGGAGGCGTGCACGCACGCCGGCGTGCCCGCGGTGAGCCTGTGGGCGGCGGTGCCGCACTATGTGTCGCAGCCGCCCAACCCGAAGGCCACGCTGGCGCTGCTGAACCGTCTGGAGGACCTCATCGGGCTGCGCATCCCGCTGGGCGAACTCCCCGAGGACGCCCGCGCCTGGCAGCTGGGGGTGGATCAACTGGCCGCCGAGGACAGCGAGGTGGCGGAGTACGTGCAGACGCTGGAGGAGGCCCGGGACACCGCGGAGCTTCCGGAGGCGAGCGGCGAGGCCATCGCCCGCGAGTTCGAACGCTATCTGCGGCGCCGGGACCCCGGCCCCGGCGGACCGCCCGGCGGTCATGCGACGGAGGGCGGCGACGGCACGTATCTGCGGGACACGTCGAGCGGCCGCACCAGGCCGCCGAAGCCGATCCGCCCGGAGACCGGGCCGGGGCCGGTGAGCGGTCCCGGGGGCGGGGCCGGGACCGGTCCGGACACCGGCGGCAGCGGCCCGGCGGAAGCATCCGACGGCCCGCAGGACGGCGGCGCGCAGGATGCCGGCCCACAGGACGGCGGCGCGCAGGAGGACGGCCCCGGCAACGGCCCGGACGCCGGCCCCGACCGGCCGTCCGAGGACTGA
- a CDS encoding enolase C-terminal domain-like protein, protein MSQTVTDFEVHDIRFPTSEQLDGSDAMNPDPDYSAAYVVLRTDARDGAGAGAEGHGFCFTIGRGNEVMAAAIEALRPHLTGRPVPRTAAALGALYRELTHDSQLRWLGPEKGVMHMAAGAVVNAAWDLAAKLADRPVWQFLAEMTPEDLVSLVDFRYLTDALTPDEALAILRGAEPGRAARAERLRAEGYPAYTTSPGWLGYSDDKLVRLAKEAVADGFTQIKLKVGGDIGDDVRRMALAREAVGTDVRIAVDANQRWDVADAVEWMNRLAPYEPHWIEEPTSPDDILGHAAVRAGQPVKVATGEHVANRVVFKQLLQAGAVDFVQIDAARVAGVNENLAILLLAAKYGVPVCPHAGGVGLCELVQHLSMFDYVAVSGTWDDRVIEYVDHLHEHFVDPTVIEAGRYTAPVSPGFSARMRPESIAAHRYPEGPVWQARRTTEEDAR, encoded by the coding sequence ATGAGTCAGACCGTCACGGATTTCGAGGTCCACGACATCCGGTTTCCGACCTCGGAACAACTGGACGGTTCGGACGCCATGAACCCCGACCCCGACTACTCCGCGGCCTATGTCGTCCTGCGCACCGACGCCCGGGACGGCGCCGGCGCCGGTGCCGAGGGACATGGCTTCTGCTTCACCATCGGACGCGGCAACGAGGTGATGGCCGCCGCCATCGAGGCCCTGCGGCCCCATCTCACCGGGCGCCCCGTGCCCCGTACCGCCGCCGCGCTCGGCGCCCTGTACCGCGAGCTCACCCACGATTCCCAACTGCGCTGGCTGGGGCCCGAGAAGGGCGTGATGCACATGGCGGCCGGCGCGGTCGTCAACGCGGCCTGGGACCTGGCGGCGAAGCTGGCGGACAGACCCGTCTGGCAGTTCCTGGCGGAGATGACACCGGAGGACCTGGTCTCCCTCGTCGACTTCCGCTACCTCACCGACGCGCTCACCCCCGACGAGGCGCTGGCCATCCTGCGCGGCGCCGAGCCGGGCCGGGCCGCCCGCGCCGAGCGGCTGCGGGCCGAGGGGTACCCCGCCTACACCACCTCGCCCGGCTGGCTCGGCTACTCCGACGACAAGCTGGTCCGGCTGGCGAAGGAGGCCGTCGCCGACGGCTTCACCCAGATCAAGCTGAAGGTCGGCGGCGACATCGGCGACGACGTCCGCAGGATGGCCCTCGCCCGGGAGGCCGTCGGCACCGACGTGCGGATCGCCGTCGACGCCAACCAGCGCTGGGACGTCGCCGACGCGGTGGAGTGGATGAACCGGCTCGCGCCCTACGAGCCGCACTGGATCGAGGAGCCGACCAGTCCCGACGACATCCTGGGCCACGCCGCCGTCCGGGCCGGCCAGCCGGTCAAGGTCGCCACCGGCGAACACGTCGCCAACCGCGTCGTGTTCAAACAGCTCCTCCAGGCGGGCGCGGTCGACTTCGTCCAGATCGACGCGGCCCGGGTCGCGGGCGTCAACGAGAACCTGGCGATCCTGCTGCTCGCCGCCAAGTACGGCGTGCCGGTCTGCCCGCACGCCGGCGGGGTCGGGCTGTGCGAGCTGGTCCAGCACCTGTCGATGTTCGACTACGTGGCGGTCTCCGGCACCTGGGACGACCGGGTGATCGAGTACGTCGACCATCTCCACGAACACTTCGTCGACCCCACCGTGATCGAGGCGGGCCGCTACACCGCCCCGGTGTCCCCGGGCTTCTCCGCCCGGATGCGCCCCGAGTCGATCGCCGCACACCGCTATCCGGAGGGCCCCGTCTGGCAGGCCCGCCGCACCACCGAGGAGGACGCCCGATGA
- a CDS encoding SDR family oxidoreductase, producing MTGTRDFEGMNALVTGGASGIGAAVATLLLERGARVAVLDRDTKGAPEGTLAVEADVTDDAAVRAAVDRAAAELGSLHTLVSNAGIGSIGTVEDNDDTEWARVLDVNVLGMVRTARHALPHLRAAVAERPGAVSITQTCSIAATAGLPQRALYSASKGAVLSLTLAMAADHVREGIRVNCVNPGTADTPWIGRLLGRAEDPDAERAALDARQPLGRLVSADEVAAAIVYLAGPAAASVTGTALAVDGGMQGLRLRPAGS from the coding sequence ATGACCGGCACACGCGACTTCGAGGGGATGAACGCCCTGGTGACGGGAGGTGCCTCCGGTATCGGGGCGGCCGTCGCCACCCTGCTGCTGGAGCGCGGTGCGCGCGTCGCGGTCCTCGACCGGGACACCAAGGGCGCGCCGGAGGGCACCCTCGCCGTCGAGGCGGACGTCACCGACGACGCCGCCGTGCGCGCGGCGGTGGACCGGGCCGCCGCCGAGCTCGGCTCCCTGCACACGCTCGTGTCGAACGCCGGCATCGGCTCCATCGGCACCGTCGAGGACAACGACGACACCGAATGGGCCCGGGTGCTGGACGTCAACGTCCTCGGCATGGTCCGCACCGCCCGGCACGCGCTGCCCCATCTGCGCGCCGCAGTCGCCGAACGCCCCGGGGCCGTCTCGATCACCCAGACCTGTTCCATCGCCGCGACCGCCGGGCTGCCCCAGCGTGCTCTGTACAGCGCGAGCAAGGGCGCGGTCCTCTCGCTGACCCTCGCCATGGCCGCCGACCACGTCCGCGAGGGCATCCGGGTCAACTGTGTCAACCCGGGTACGGCCGACACCCCGTGGATCGGCCGGCTGCTGGGCCGGGCCGAGGACCCGGACGCCGAGCGCGCCGCCCTCGACGCCCGCCAGCCGCTGGGCCGGCTGGTCTCCGCCGACGAGGTGGCCGCCGCGATCGTCTACCTCGCCGGCCCCGCCGCGGCCTCCGTGACGGGCACGGCGCTGGCGGTCGACGGCGGGATGCAGGGACTGCGCCTGCGCCCCGCCGGCAGCTGA
- a CDS encoding NPCBM/NEW2 domain-containing protein gives MQSSTRIRSAVVAALLGLLAVLTGPGSARAADPAPAGTTVGDLTGFSADGPVYRLTAGAAKARVSFVSEETFRIELAPDGTFQDPAGDAIVLPQGKPPRTRWKERADRYDLSTGSVTLRVYKSPLRFALYRADGSRVWSEAKGLSWDADKTTQTLARGADEQFYGAGMQNGRGNTSHRDKTVEVGVDYNWNDGGHPNSVPFYLSSAGYGVFRNTFAPGTYAFTDPVTTTEQEQRFDAYYFAGDSAKDVIGQYTKLTGKPFLPPVYGLEMGDSDCYLHNANRGERRTLDALKVANGYVENDMPNGWMLVNDGYGCGYEDLAETAKGLQDRDMELGLWTEDGIDKIGDQVRAGQRVAKLDVAWVGDGYKFALDGCKDAYKGIEDNSDARGFTYAPESWSGAQRCGVQWSGDQSGSWEYIRWQIPTYAGATMSGLAYTTGDVDGIFGGSAKTYTRDLQWKMFLGTTMTMDGWAASDKQPFRYGEPYTSINRDYLKLKESLLPYQYSYAHEATETGVGMVRPLALEYPDDPKAATDAAKYEFMSGEDFLVAPVYQDSTERDGIYLPKGTWTDYWTGRTYQGPTTVDGYSAPLDTLPLFVKGGASVPMWPGIRSYKDRTAGSPLAWDIYPQGTSSFTLYEDDGVTREHRDGAYATQTADVRAPAEGAGDITVNIGESKGKFTGKQSTRPYEFTVHTGSEPGAVKLAGKLPRLGSAAAYAKAKQGWWYDRDDRGGVVKIKTAPLSTGKKFSLKLEDTSAVGGRNASATASLSVPQGQETGAGTASTVAVDVTAGKADVTGAALTLDVPEGWQVTPAKTVDRIPAGTTRRVEVRVTPAEDAKAGEARVTALARYRSAGESRTAAQRFAASVMPAPPSGEVWASDLEWLTSANGYGPAERDRSNGESGAADGHPLTLAGKVYEKGIGTHADSDIEVYLGGQCAKFTADAGIDDEIDGYGEVAFSVEADGKVLWTSPKVTGASETVPVDVDVTGARHVRLKVTDTNGSKTGDHGDWGAARFVCS, from the coding sequence ATGCAATCATCAACGCGCATCAGATCGGCAGTAGTTGCAGCGCTGCTGGGACTGCTCGCCGTCCTCACGGGACCGGGCAGCGCCCGCGCGGCCGACCCGGCCCCCGCCGGCACGACCGTCGGCGACCTCACCGGCTTCTCGGCCGACGGGCCCGTCTACCGGCTGACGGCCGGGGCCGCGAAGGCCCGCGTCAGCTTTGTGTCCGAGGAGACGTTCCGTATCGAACTCGCCCCGGACGGCACCTTCCAGGACCCGGCGGGCGACGCCATCGTCCTGCCGCAGGGCAAGCCGCCCCGCACCCGCTGGAAGGAGCGCGCCGACCGCTACGACCTGTCCACCGGAAGCGTCACGCTGCGTGTGTACAAGTCGCCCCTGCGGTTCGCCCTGTACCGGGCCGACGGCAGCCGGGTGTGGTCCGAGGCGAAGGGGCTGAGCTGGGACGCGGACAAGACCACCCAGACCCTGGCGCGCGGCGCCGACGAGCAGTTCTACGGCGCCGGGATGCAGAACGGGCGGGGCAACACCTCGCACCGCGACAAGACCGTCGAGGTCGGCGTCGACTACAACTGGAACGACGGCGGCCACCCCAACTCGGTGCCGTTCTACCTCTCCTCGGCCGGCTACGGCGTCTTCCGCAACACCTTCGCCCCCGGGACCTACGCCTTCACCGACCCGGTGACCACCACCGAGCAGGAACAGCGCTTCGACGCCTACTACTTCGCGGGCGACAGCGCCAAGGACGTCATAGGCCAGTACACGAAGCTCACCGGGAAGCCGTTTCTGCCGCCGGTGTACGGCCTGGAGATGGGCGACTCCGACTGCTACCTGCACAACGCCAACCGGGGTGAGCGCCGCACCCTGGACGCGCTGAAGGTCGCCAACGGCTACGTCGAGAACGACATGCCGAACGGCTGGATGCTCGTCAACGACGGTTACGGCTGCGGCTACGAGGACCTCGCGGAGACCGCGAAGGGCCTCCAGGACCGCGACATGGAGCTGGGCCTGTGGACCGAGGACGGCATCGACAAGATCGGTGACCAGGTCAGGGCGGGCCAGCGCGTCGCCAAGCTGGACGTGGCCTGGGTCGGCGACGGCTACAAGTTCGCCCTGGACGGCTGCAAGGACGCGTACAAGGGCATCGAGGACAACAGCGACGCGCGCGGCTTCACCTACGCCCCCGAGAGCTGGTCGGGCGCGCAGCGCTGCGGTGTCCAGTGGTCCGGCGACCAGTCCGGAAGCTGGGAGTACATCCGCTGGCAGATCCCGACCTACGCGGGCGCCACGATGTCCGGCCTCGCCTACACCACGGGTGACGTCGACGGCATCTTCGGCGGCAGCGCCAAGACGTACACCCGTGACCTGCAGTGGAAGATGTTCCTCGGGACCACGATGACCATGGACGGCTGGGCGGCCAGCGACAAGCAGCCCTTCCGCTACGGCGAGCCGTACACCTCGATCAACCGCGACTACCTCAAGCTCAAGGAGTCGCTGCTGCCCTACCAGTACTCCTACGCGCACGAGGCGACCGAGACCGGGGTCGGCATGGTCCGTCCGCTGGCCCTGGAGTACCCGGACGACCCGAAGGCGGCTACGGACGCGGCGAAGTACGAGTTCATGTCGGGCGAGGACTTCCTCGTCGCCCCGGTCTACCAGGACAGCACCGAGCGCGACGGCATCTACCTGCCCAAGGGCACCTGGACCGACTACTGGACCGGGCGCACCTACCAGGGGCCGACGACCGTCGACGGCTACAGCGCCCCGCTCGACACCCTGCCGCTGTTCGTCAAGGGCGGCGCCAGTGTGCCGATGTGGCCGGGCATCCGCTCGTACAAGGACCGCACGGCCGGCTCCCCGCTGGCCTGGGACATCTACCCGCAGGGCACGTCGTCGTTCACGCTGTACGAGGACGACGGCGTGACCCGCGAGCACCGCGACGGCGCATACGCCACCCAGACCGCCGACGTGCGTGCTCCGGCGGAGGGCGCGGGCGACATCACCGTGAACATCGGTGAGAGCAAGGGGAAGTTCACGGGCAAGCAGAGCACCCGGCCGTACGAGTTCACCGTGCACACCGGCTCCGAGCCCGGCGCGGTGAAGCTGGCCGGCAAGCTGCCCCGGCTCGGCTCGGCCGCCGCCTACGCGAAGGCGAAGCAGGGCTGGTGGTACGACCGCGACGACCGGGGCGGCGTGGTGAAGATCAAGACCGCCCCGCTGTCCACGGGCAAGAAGTTCTCCCTGAAGCTGGAGGACACCAGCGCGGTCGGCGGGCGGAACGCGTCCGCGACGGCCTCGCTGTCGGTGCCGCAGGGCCAGGAGACCGGCGCGGGCACCGCGAGCACGGTGGCCGTCGACGTGACCGCCGGCAAGGCCGATGTGACGGGCGCCGCGCTCACCCTCGACGTCCCCGAGGGCTGGCAGGTCACCCCGGCGAAGACCGTCGACCGGATCCCGGCGGGCACCACCCGGCGGGTCGAGGTCCGGGTCACCCCGGCCGAGGACGCCAAGGCGGGCGAGGCGAGGGTCACCGCCCTCGCGCGCTACCGGTCGGCGGGCGAGTCCCGCACGGCCGCCCAGCGGTTCGCCGCATCCGTCATGCCGGCACCGCCCTCGGGCGAGGTGTGGGCGAGCGATCTTGAGTGGCTGACCTCGGCCAACGGCTACGGACCGGCGGAACGCGACCGCAGCAACGGCGAGTCGGGCGCGGCCGACGGCCATCCGCTCACCCTGGCCGGGAAGGTGTACGAGAAGGGGATCGGCACCCACGCCGACTCCGACATCGAGGTCTATCTCGGCGGACAGTGCGCGAAGTTCACCGCGGACGCCGGGATCGACGACGAGATCGACGGCTACGGCGAGGTGGCGTTCTCCGTCGAGGCTGACGGCAAGGTGCTGTGGACCTCGCCGAAGGTGACCGGGGCATCGGAGACCGTACCGGTCGATGTGGACGTCACCGGGGCGCGGCATGTGCGCCTCAAGGTCACGGACACCAACGGGTCCAAGACCGGTGACCACGGGGACTGGGGCGCGGCGCGCTTCGTCTGTTCCTGA